A window of Cucurbita pepo subsp. pepo cultivar mu-cu-16 chromosome LG06, ASM280686v2, whole genome shotgun sequence contains these coding sequences:
- the LOC111796570 gene encoding RING-H2 finger protein ATL58-like: protein MGYDHLDQSSELKLYQFFVFCVPILFTFILLFLFYLLYLRRRRADWNSIRMRTSDAVNNNISACDVGLKKEFREMLPIIVYNETFFVTDTLCSVCLGEYQTEDKLQKIPSCGHVFHLDCIDHWLSNHSTCPLCRLSVLSPSSRPPHIQIEMGLESTNEQRREEAPPQHSNQACHHTTPPV from the exons ATGGGCTATGATCATTTGGATCAATCTTCAGAACTGAAACTCTATCAGTTTTTTGTGTTCTGTGTTCCAATTCTTTTcactttcattcttcttttccttttctatctTCTTTATCTTCGTCGACGAAGGGCGGATTGGAATTCTATTCGAATGCGAACATCTGATGCAGTGAACAATAACATATCTGCT TGTGATGTTGGGTTGAAGAAGGAATTCAGGGAGATGCTTCCTATTATTGTGTacaatgaaacattctttgttaCTGATACGCT ATGTTCAGTCTGTTTAGGGGAATACCAAACAGAAGATAAGCTTCAGAAGATACCATCATGTGGGCATGTATTTCACCTTGACTGCATTGATCATTGGCTATCCAACCACAGTACCTGCCCACTCTGCCGTCTCTCTGTCCTTTCTCCGTCGTCCCGACCACCGCATATCCAGATTGAGATGGGACTCGAATCGACAAATGAGCAACGTCGCGAAGAAGCACCTCCTCAACATAGTAATCAAGCttgtcatcatacaacaccTCCCGTGTGA
- the LOC111796551 gene encoding glycerophosphodiester phosphodiesterase GDPD4-like, whose product MEFLHICSLMFMEKFQVEKTQCKNCLVWAKSDSLVRDIIKLSSDMKVGYIVMMDPSTGERTNLLRMKGAKVVGAYHPLIDEDLMRMMHRRDKKVYAWTVDDVDSMKRMLVEGVDAVVTSNPTLLGGVMQDIRTTCLENGFSLPSR is encoded by the exons ATGGAATTTCTTCATATTTGTAGCCTAATGTTCATGGAAAAATTTCAGGTCGAGAAGACACAATGTAAGAATTGTCTCGTATGGGCGAAGAGCGATAGCTTAGTGAGGGACATAATCAAATTATCATCGGATATGAAG GTGGGGTATATCGTAATGATGGACCCATCTACAGGTGAAAGAACGAACTTGCTGAGAATGAAAGGAGCCAAGGTGGTTGGTGCCTATCATCCATTGATCGATGAAGACCTTATGCGAATGATGCACAG GAGAGATAAAAAGGTGTATGCATGGACGGTTGATGATGTCGATTCGATGAAAAGAATGTTAGTCGAGGGAGTAGATGCTGTCGTTACGAGCAACCCGACACTACTCGGAGGTGTAATGCAAGATATCAGAACTACATGCCTTGAGAATGGTTTTTCACTTCCATCAAGATAA